Proteins encoded within one genomic window of Episyrphus balteatus chromosome 1, idEpiBalt1.1, whole genome shotgun sequence:
- the LOC129921161 gene encoding trifunctional enzyme subunit beta, mitochondrial yields MATYVSKMNQLSSIVAANLRRNGVRSLSTANEKKVLPSQSGQNIVLVDGVRSPFLLSGTTYSKLMPHELARHALLSLLRKTNLSKELIDYVIYGSVIQEVKTSNIAREAALAAGFSDKTPAHTVTMACISSNAAITTGMGLIATGTYDIIVAGGVEFMSDVPIRHSRKMRALMLKANKAKTPMQKLSLLSTIRPNFLIPELPAVAEFSSGETMGHSADRLAAAFQVSRKEQDDYALRSHTLAKEAEEKGYFTDMVPFKVSGVDKSVDKDNGIRVSTAEALAKLKPAFVKPHGTITAANASFLTDGSSACLVMTEEKAKQLGLKPKAYLRNFLYVSQDPVDQLLLGPAYAIPKLLKKSGLSLKDIDSWEIHEAFAGQIVANLKALDSDWFCKTHMGMSEKYGAPDLSKWNNWGGSLSIGHPFAATGVRLCMHTANRLVREDGQLGVVAACAAGGQGVAMLLERYPGATAD; encoded by the exons GTGTGCGAAGCTTGTCAACAGCAAACGAAAAGAAAGTTTTGCCCAGCCAAAGTGGACAAAACATTGTGTTGGTCGATGGCGTGCGTTCGCCATTTTTACTGTCTGGCACAACATACTCGAAATTGATGCCTCACGAACTGGCCCGTCATGCTCTTTT GAGTCTTTTGCGGAAGACAAACTTGAGCAAAGAACTTATTGATTACGTTATCTATGGTTCCGTTATTCAAGAAGTCAAAACATCGAATATAGCTAGAGAAGCCGCTCTAGCTGCTGGATTTAGTGATAAAACGCCAGCCCATACGGTGACAATGGCTTGCATCAGTTCTAATGCT gCTATTACAACCGGAATGGGTTTAATTGCAACTGGCACTTATGATATAATTGTTGCCGGTGGTGTTGAATTTATGTCTGATGTGCCAATACGACACAGCCGCAAAATGCGTGCTCTTATGTTGAAAGCTAACAAAGCTAAAACACCAATGCAAAAACTTTCTCTTCTTTCAACTATTCGACCAAACTTCCTTATTCCAGAG CTCCCAGCTGTTGCTGAGTTTTCATCTGGAGAGACAATGGGTCACTCAGCTGATCGTCTTGCTGCTGCTTTCCAAGTCAGCCGCAAAGAACAAGATGATTATGCTCTGAGATCACATACTTTGGCCAAAGAAGCTGAAGAAAAAGGTTACTTCACCGATATGGTTCCATTCAAAG tatctGGTGTTGACAAGTCAGTTGACAAGGATAATGGCATTCGAGTTTCCACAGCAGAGGCCCTAGCTAAATTGAAACCAGCTTTTGTCAAACCACATGGAACAATTACAGCTGCCAACGCTTCGTTCTTG ACCGATGGCTCATCTGCTTGTTTGGTTATGACAGAGGAAAAAGCGAAACAACTTGGACTTAAACCTAAAGCATATTTAAGGAATTTCTTGTACGTGTCGCAAGACCCCGTTGATCAACTTCTGCTTGGACCAGCCTATGCTATACCAAAACTTTTAAAGAAATCAGGGTTAAGTTTGAAAGACATTGATTCATGGGAAATCCATGAAGCTTTTGCCGGACAAATTGTTGCCAATCTTAAAGCACTCGATTCAGATTGGTTCTGTAAGACACACATGGGAATGAGTGAGAAATACGGAGCTCCAGATCTAAGTAAATGGAATAACTGGGGTGGCTCCTTGTCTATTGGTCATCCGTTTGCTGCAACTGGAGTTCGTCTTTGCATGCATACT gCAAACCGTTTAGTTAGAGAAGATGGCCAATTAGGCGTTGTTGCAGCTTGTGCGGCTGGTGGGCAAGGTGTTGCTATGCTTCTCGAAAGATATCCTGGCGCAACCGCAGACTGA